The proteins below come from a single uncultured Carboxylicivirga sp. genomic window:
- the mnmE gene encoding tRNA uridine-5-carboxymethylaminomethyl(34) synthesis GTPase MnmE — translation MQFNDTICAISTAQGMGAIAVIRLSGPNSFSICQSIFTPAKEGKVLANQKANTVHFGTIEDGETSIDEVLISLFKNPHSFTGEDIAEIACHGSQFIQQQILQLLIRKGARLARPGEFTQRAFLNGKMDLSQAEAVADLIASRSEAARRVALQQMRGGFSNELINLRAQLLNFISLVELELDFSEEDVEFANRDELTKLIDNISGLLSKLIKSFSLGNVIKNGIPVAIVGHTNAGKSTLLNTLLQEEKAIVSDIHGTTRDVIEDTINIEGITFRFIDTAGIRDTADKIESLGIERTYNKISKAQIVLLMLDVNDPDDKIHEAIDNVKNRMHEGQQLIVVVNKTDLMEISIVENRFHEASFHELTGTDAIVPISAKQHINIEGLTAELLKTVNLTALDNDEVIVTNARHYEALQNSYEAIMRVSQGLTSGISGDFLAQDIREVLHFLGEITGQINTDEVLGNIFKNFCIGK, via the coding sequence ATGCAATTCAACGATACAATATGTGCAATTTCAACAGCCCAGGGAATGGGAGCAATTGCCGTCATTCGTCTTTCAGGGCCTAATAGTTTTTCAATTTGCCAAAGCATCTTTACTCCTGCCAAGGAAGGAAAGGTTTTAGCAAATCAAAAGGCAAATACAGTCCATTTTGGAACCATTGAAGATGGCGAAACAAGTATCGATGAAGTATTAATCAGCCTTTTTAAAAACCCACATTCGTTTACTGGTGAAGATATTGCTGAAATTGCTTGTCATGGATCTCAATTTATCCAACAACAAATTTTACAGCTATTAATCAGAAAAGGTGCACGACTTGCGCGTCCTGGTGAATTCACTCAACGAGCATTTTTAAACGGAAAAATGGATTTGAGTCAGGCTGAAGCTGTAGCCGACCTTATTGCTTCAAGAAGTGAGGCAGCTCGACGTGTTGCCTTGCAACAAATGCGCGGAGGCTTTTCTAATGAACTGATCAATTTAAGAGCTCAGTTATTAAATTTTATTTCATTAGTTGAACTTGAACTTGACTTTAGCGAGGAAGATGTTGAGTTTGCGAATCGTGATGAATTAACAAAATTGATTGATAATATATCAGGATTACTATCTAAACTAATAAAATCCTTCTCGTTAGGTAATGTAATTAAAAACGGTATTCCCGTTGCCATTGTTGGGCATACCAATGCCGGAAAATCAACATTATTAAACACTCTTCTTCAAGAAGAAAAAGCTATTGTATCAGACATACATGGAACAACACGTGATGTAATTGAAGATACTATCAATATTGAAGGTATTACTTTTCGTTTTATTGATACGGCTGGAATACGTGATACAGCAGATAAAATTGAGTCTCTTGGAATTGAACGCACCTACAACAAAATAAGCAAAGCACAAATTGTACTATTAATGTTGGATGTCAATGATCCGGATGATAAAATTCATGAAGCCATTGACAATGTTAAAAATAGGATGCATGAGGGGCAGCAATTAATTGTGGTTGTCAATAAAACTGACCTCATGGAAATTAGTATTGTAGAAAATCGTTTTCATGAAGCCTCTTTCCATGAATTAACAGGCACAGATGCCATTGTTCCCATCTCGGCTAAGCAACACATCAATATTGAAGGACTTACGGCAGAACTACTAAAAACGGTCAACCTTACTGCTTTAGATAACGATGAAGTAATTGTAACTAATGCACGACATTACGAAGCTTTACAAAACTCATATGAAGCAATCATGAGAGTCTCGCAAGGCTTAACTTCAGGAATTAGTGGCGATTTCTTGGCTCAAGACATCAGAGAAGTACTTCATTTCTTAGGTGAGATAACAGGACAGATAAACACTGACGAAGTATTAGGTAATATCTTTAAGAACTTTTGTATCGGGAAATAA
- a CDS encoding alkaline phosphatase, protein MINKIFNRMASWGFTLILLVLVSCQQSANTDGITDEKVHEVIVDKESGYWFKRSLAHALYNRLISEDSQVLWSTNFHTAAPVPLGAVGPQKYLKKLQGIVHNDSLGRVLKQAVNEGTNVILVIGDGMGNMHMALPVYKRYAEKSDEKTYFERIMAEGTCGYLYTSTARGLVTGSAASGTAIATGSKTLMNMVGLDTLGNALQSLMELSKSKGYFNTIISDAGITDATPAAFYAHAANRDWESDIAFQLAKSKCVDVVLGGGGSQFLPQGKVLCDYYSGSEYPDYHSSRKDSLNLFAQLKSRDFQLCFTLNELNSVASGKVIGLFEGGGLPPAIDYNSKSASIPTVTQMAQKGLALSKESLQPTCTMIECARIDWEAHDNDVVSVYKAVEEMNNVLKIAYNQYRSNPAKTLLVFTADHETGGLEIAYKKEHTYEKRTLSDNVVWENNTNPLHYHDYIQMLEGQDRTLSSIFASSGSAEELKQQLEKHAKVHLTSEEAALLFYARNGYQKYKKE, encoded by the coding sequence ATGATAAACAAAATATTTAACCGCATGGCTTCATGGGGTTTTACACTGATACTTCTCGTATTGGTTAGTTGTCAGCAAAGTGCAAATACAGACGGTATTACCGACGAAAAAGTACATGAGGTAATTGTTGATAAAGAATCTGGTTACTGGTTTAAGCGATCGCTGGCTCATGCTTTGTATAATCGTTTAATTTCAGAGGATAGCCAGGTATTATGGAGCACCAATTTTCACACGGCTGCACCAGTGCCTTTAGGTGCAGTGGGACCACAAAAATATCTGAAGAAATTACAAGGGATTGTTCACAATGACTCTTTGGGAAGAGTACTAAAACAAGCTGTGAATGAAGGGACCAATGTTATTTTGGTGATTGGCGATGGAATGGGAAATATGCATATGGCATTGCCTGTGTATAAACGATATGCTGAGAAGTCGGATGAAAAAACTTATTTCGAACGAATAATGGCCGAAGGTACCTGTGGGTATTTATATACCAGTACGGCCAGAGGCCTGGTTACCGGTTCGGCTGCATCAGGAACAGCCATTGCCACCGGATCAAAAACATTGATGAATATGGTTGGACTGGATACCTTGGGCAATGCACTTCAAAGTCTGATGGAGCTATCTAAGTCCAAAGGTTATTTTAATACCATCATCAGTGATGCTGGAATTACAGATGCCACACCGGCAGCCTTTTATGCACATGCTGCCAATCGCGATTGGGAATCGGATATCGCATTTCAACTGGCAAAAAGCAAATGCGTGGATGTGGTATTAGGTGGTGGTGGTTCGCAATTTTTACCTCAGGGAAAGGTATTGTGTGATTATTACAGTGGATCAGAGTATCCGGATTATCATTCATCAAGAAAAGATTCGTTGAACTTATTTGCTCAATTGAAGAGTAGAGATTTTCAGCTATGTTTTACATTGAATGAGTTGAATAGTGTAGCATCAGGTAAAGTCATTGGTCTTTTTGAAGGAGGAGGTTTGCCACCGGCAATTGATTATAATAGTAAGTCGGCAAGTATTCCTACAGTTACGCAAATGGCACAAAAAGGACTCGCTCTATCTAAAGAATCATTACAACCAACATGCACTATGATTGAATGTGCACGCATTGATTGGGAAGCACATGATAACGATGTGGTTTCGGTATATAAGGCGGTTGAGGAAATGAATAATGTACTTAAAATCGCCTACAATCAATACAGAAGTAATCCAGCAAAGACTTTATTGGTTTTTACTGCCGATCATGAAACAGGTGGTTTGGAAATAGCTTACAAAAAAGAACATACCTACGAAAAACGTACTTTATCTGATAACGTGGTTTGGGAAAACAATACCAATCCATTGCATTATCATGATTATATTCAGATGTTGGAGGGGCAAGATCGAACTTTATCTTCCATTTTTGCATCATCGGGTAGTGCCGAAGAGTTAAAACAACAGCTGGAAAAACATGCCAAGGTGCATCTAACGTCCGAAGAAGCTGCTTTGCTATTCTATGCCCGAAACGGATATCAGAAATATAAAAAAGAATAA
- a CDS encoding RagB/SusD family nutrient uptake outer membrane protein, which produces MKLKNIYLSACAALMVLGSTSCSDDFLERTPLGAAGEANYYQTAQDAENAVNAMYYYMGDEDMFSRGFMWYINASDDMVTGRPKSVPENIKNFNMTGDEGYASWMYPQSYKIIRRANDVIVNVTPMNIDQDLKNRYLGEAYFMRAFHYFWVASTYGNDVSGGVPIVTEDNYKDTSFVRPASVTDNYAQIIEDLTKAAELLPLYTTYSSDDMGRAHKDACYAYMAKTYLYWAQYDATKWKNVVECCDLVTNSGSGRALIDTDTPSVDYRSVFKYTNDFGSEYIWSVVGGIDRGSKLQGVMLENKGWGVYNGWGYFMPTEELYDAFEEGDYRRSATILNFGDEFQFWGESRRYYSTNSLSGFQFNKYMDIYSYDDPIGNGLINANGDALYTIYDMPLLRYAEVILMKAEAKLMQGQNADAEINMIRNRAGLADKSDCTLADLKQERRVELAGEFANRHRDLVRWGDAKDVYSQPLHGRIHADKTDPDSEYTIEEIWPARNYNPEVHNVWIIPNEVIRSSGIPQNKGWN; this is translated from the coding sequence ATGAAATTAAAGAATATATACTTAAGTGCTTGTGCAGCATTAATGGTGTTAGGTAGCACCTCTTGTTCAGATGATTTCCTGGAGCGAACTCCATTGGGAGCTGCCGGTGAAGCAAACTATTATCAAACGGCTCAGGATGCCGAAAATGCAGTTAACGCAATGTATTACTACATGGGCGATGAAGATATGTTTTCGCGCGGATTTATGTGGTATATCAATGCCAGTGATGATATGGTAACCGGTCGTCCAAAGTCGGTGCCTGAAAACATCAAGAACTTCAACATGACAGGTGATGAAGGTTATGCCAGCTGGATGTATCCTCAGAGTTATAAAATTATTCGTCGTGCCAACGATGTAATTGTGAATGTTACTCCAATGAATATCGATCAGGATTTAAAGAATCGTTACTTAGGTGAAGCTTATTTCATGAGAGCTTTCCATTACTTTTGGGTGGCTTCAACATACGGTAATGATGTAAGTGGTGGTGTACCTATCGTTACCGAAGACAATTACAAAGATACTTCGTTTGTTCGTCCGGCAAGTGTAACCGATAATTATGCGCAAATAATCGAGGATTTGACCAAAGCTGCTGAGTTGCTGCCATTGTACACTACTTATAGCTCCGATGATATGGGGCGAGCACATAAAGATGCGTGTTATGCTTATATGGCTAAAACCTATTTGTATTGGGCGCAGTACGATGCTACAAAATGGAAAAATGTTGTAGAATGTTGCGATTTGGTTACCAATTCAGGATCGGGTAGAGCATTAATTGATACCGATACTCCTTCGGTAGATTACAGAAGCGTATTTAAATATACTAATGATTTCGGATCAGAATATATTTGGTCGGTTGTTGGTGGTATCGACCGCGGAAGTAAATTGCAAGGAGTAATGCTCGAAAACAAAGGTTGGGGAGTATACAACGGTTGGGGTTATTTTATGCCAACCGAAGAATTATACGATGCTTTTGAAGAAGGTGATTACCGTCGTTCGGCTACCATTTTAAATTTTGGTGATGAATTTCAGTTCTGGGGAGAGTCACGTCGTTATTATTCAACTAACTCATTATCTGGTTTTCAGTTCAATAAATACATGGATATTTACTCATACGACGATCCTATCGGTAATGGATTGATCAATGCCAATGGTGATGCATTATACACCATTTATGATATGCCTTTGTTACGCTATGCCGAAGTAATTCTGATGAAAGCAGAAGCAAAATTGATGCAAGGTCAGAATGCGGATGCAGAGATTAATATGATTCGTAATCGAGCCGGTTTAGCTGATAAATCTGACTGTACTTTAGCTGATTTAAAACAAGAAAGAAGAGTTGAATTAGCAGGTGAGTTTGCCAATCGTCATCGCGATTTAGTGCGCTGGGGTGATGCCAAAGATGTGTATAGTCAGCCTTTGCACGGACGTATTCATGCTGATAAAACAGATCCGGACTCAGAATATACCATTGAAGAAATATGGCCGGCTCGTAATTATAATCCTGAAGTTCATAATGTTTGGATTATTCCAAACGAAGTAATAAGAAGTTCCGGTATTCCTCAAAACAAAGGTTGGAATTAA
- a CDS encoding PA14 domain-containing protein gives MRLTSFLMPLILLFCINSIAQNSKPKELFFRNDSIFKIIQFTDVHWVSDQVCNASNVALINDILDREKPDLVVYTGDVVLSEMESLKQLQKAWTEVTQSVRNHKVKWIAMLGNHDSEGKVSRDDVYKVLSSLDYNINPKPNGLLHDFTLPVKTGKGEIGAAVYLFDSNDYASMYQPGKYGWIGRDQIERYQQTSDELAKQHQNTPVPSLAFFHIPLPEYKQVISQQDKIVGHAFEGVSSPEINTGLFAAMALNGDVMGVFCGHDHNNDFIGEVNNIALAYGRCTGSNAYGELRNGARVITLYPHQFSFDTWISIPSRREYFYHYPVNMPVLTEYLPAVEVNDKLQNGVAYRYYEGEVESVNEIASLPVKRRGVFDSFTIKSAPVEDHFAYEFEAYIQMPAQDIYTFYLRSDDGSCLYIDGKKVVDNDGGHSARTKKGSIGLAEGMHHIKVLYFEDYMGQELQLGLESRSIKKGPIKPDMLFISKTK, from the coding sequence ATGCGCTTAACAAGCTTTTTAATGCCGTTGATTCTACTGTTTTGTATAAACAGTATCGCTCAGAATAGTAAACCTAAGGAGTTATTTTTCAGAAATGATTCAATTTTTAAAATAATTCAGTTTACCGATGTTCATTGGGTATCTGATCAGGTATGCAATGCCTCAAATGTAGCTTTGATAAATGATATTTTGGATCGTGAAAAACCCGATTTGGTGGTTTATACTGGCGACGTGGTTCTTTCGGAAATGGAATCGTTGAAGCAATTACAAAAAGCCTGGACAGAAGTGACTCAATCTGTGCGTAATCATAAGGTGAAATGGATTGCTATGCTGGGTAATCACGATTCAGAAGGCAAGGTTTCCAGAGATGATGTGTATAAAGTTCTTAGCTCATTGGATTATAATATCAACCCAAAGCCCAATGGATTATTGCACGATTTTACATTACCAGTAAAAACAGGTAAAGGTGAAATTGGTGCGGCTGTTTATTTGTTCGATTCTAACGATTATGCCAGCATGTATCAACCGGGTAAGTATGGTTGGATAGGTAGAGATCAAATTGAAAGATACCAGCAGACATCAGATGAATTGGCAAAACAACATCAGAATACTCCGGTGCCTTCTTTAGCCTTTTTTCATATTCCACTGCCTGAATATAAGCAGGTAATCAGTCAGCAAGATAAAATTGTCGGGCATGCTTTTGAAGGTGTTTCTTCACCTGAAATTAATACAGGATTGTTTGCAGCAATGGCTTTGAATGGAGATGTAATGGGTGTTTTTTGCGGGCACGATCATAACAATGATTTTATAGGTGAAGTTAATAACATTGCTTTGGCATATGGTCGTTGCACCGGTTCAAATGCCTATGGTGAATTACGAAACGGAGCTCGAGTCATCACTCTATATCCGCATCAGTTTAGTTTTGATACCTGGATAAGTATTCCTTCGCGCAGAGAATATTTTTATCATTATCCGGTAAATATGCCCGTGTTAACTGAATATCTACCAGCCGTTGAAGTAAATGATAAGTTGCAAAACGGAGTGGCCTATCGTTATTACGAAGGAGAGGTAGAATCGGTAAATGAAATTGCATCGTTACCTGTTAAAAGGCGCGGCGTGTTTGATAGTTTTACCATTAAATCAGCTCCGGTTGAAGATCATTTTGCCTATGAATTTGAGGCTTATATTCAGATGCCGGCACAGGATATTTATACTTTTTATCTGAGATCGGATGATGGCAGTTGTTTATATATTGATGGTAAAAAAGTAGTTGATAATGATGGCGGCCATAGTGCCCGTACTAAGAAAGGCAGCATTGGATTAGCAGAAGGAATGCATCATATTAAAGTATTGTATTTCGAAGATTATATGGGACAGGAGCTTCAATTAGGCCTCGAAAGCAGAAGTATTAAAAAAGGACCAATAAAACCAGATATGCTTTTTATTTCAAAAACAAAATAA